In Leptospiraceae bacterium, the genomic window CCGTTCCACAACATCAATTTTTATGGAGCCAAACGGACATAGATGCAGGGCATCAAAGAAGATATGCAAGAAAAGAGTTAATCGAGAAAGTCCTAGAAGCAGATTTTAAAATACTTAGAGTTTCTTCCTTTATTTCTTTGTTGTTTCCATTTATGATGTTGTCTAGATTGGTTAAGAAAAAATCAGAGGCTAATCCTATTTTTGCGGAGCTAGAAATTAATCCAGTGTTAAACAGATTTTTTAAACTCATTTGCTCGAAAGAAGGATTCTTAATTTATAGCAAAGTTTCCTTTCCTTTTTGGGGATCGATTTTTTTAATAGGAGAAAAACAATAATGTCAGAGAGAAACAAGGGATTTTATAAATTCTTATTTTTACCGTTTGTGTATCGTTTTTTTATTTGGATCATTGGGGCGGACGCGTTACGAGCAGTAATGACAAAGCTCTATATAAAGCCATCTAAAGGAGACAAAGTATTAGACATTGGCTGTGGAACGGGCGAAATGCTCGATCATCTAAATGATGTTTCGTATTATGGGTATGATATAAATTCAGATTATATTGAATCTGCCAGAAAGAAGTATGGACACAAAGGAAGTTTCTTTTGTGAAGAAGTAAATACATTAGCCGTAAGTGATGCAGAATATAATATTACTTTAGCGATTGGACTTTTACATCATTTGAATGATGAAGAATGTAAAAGATTATTTGAACTAGCTTTTGCTTCTCTTAAAAAAAATGGAAGACTGATTACGTTGGACGGAGTATATACAGAAGACCAGTCTTTTTTAGCTCGTTATTTTGTGAGCCGAGATAGAGGAAAGCATATTCGAACAGTGAGCGAATACACACGATTAGCCAAAATGGTTTTTAGTGATGTAGAAGTGCATACACAAAATAAAATACTACGACTTCCTTATACACATATCATTCTAATTTGTAAAAAATGAATATTCCTTTTAATAAACCTTATCTTAGTTCTAAAGAAATTACCTATATCCAAAAAGCATCTGAACTTGGAAAGCTTTCCGGCGATGGACATTATACAAATCTATGTCATCAATGGTTAGAGGAAAATTTACTTTGTAAAAAAGTTTTACTCACTCATTCTTGCACGGCAGCACTTGGAAATGGGAGCGATTCTTGCGAATCTAGAAGCGGGAGATGAAGTGATTATGCCCTCGTATACATTTGTATCGACGGCTAACGCATTTGTATTGCGCGGTGCAGTGCCTGTTTTTGTAGATATTAAAGAAGATTCTTTAAGTCTAGATGAAAGATTGATAGAAGATTCTATCACGGAAAAAACAAAAGCAATTGTTCCCGTTCACTATGCAGGTGTTCCCTGTGAAATGGATACGATCTTAGAGATAGCAAAAAGAAAAATCTATTTGTAATTGAAGATACAGCACAGGCAATTTTTTCTAAATACAAAGGAAAGTTTGCGGGAACTTTTGGAGACTTTGGAACACTAAGTTTTCATGAAACGAAAAATATAATTTCGGGTGAAGGTGGTGCGCTTATGATTAATAATCCCGCCTTTGCAGAGCGAGCTGAGATCATTCGAGAAAAAGGAACCAATCGAAGTAAATTCTTTCGCGGGCAAACAGATAAATATACATGGGTGGATATTGGCTCTTCTTATTTGCCAAGTGAAATCATAGCTGCCTTTTTGTATGCACAGTTGGAAGATAGCAAAGAAATCCAAACTAAAAGAAATGCTTTGTGGAATAACTACCACAATGGATGTCTCGCATTAGAGGATAACGGATGTTTTACACGTCCTAAAATGATAGAGCATATTGAACATAACAGTCATATGTATTATATAATTCTTTCTAGCCTAGAAGAAAGACAAGAGTTGATTGAATTTTTAAAGAAGAATAATATTCTATCGGTATTTCATTATATACCGCTGCATTCATCGCCGGCCGGTAAGAAATATGGACGATATAATGATGAATTACCTATAACCGATCGGATTTCGGATACAATACTCAGACTTCCGTTGTATTATGAATTGTCCTTTGAAGATCAAAGTAAAATTATAAATTTAGTTAGAGATTTTTTTAACAAGTGAGAAACAAATGGGATTATTAGAAATAGTTTTTATATTTACAGGGATATATTGGATTTCGTATTTTATATCGTTATTTATAACATCCAGTATAGATTATAAAGAAATAAGAATTCCTTTGCGGATAACGCTTGGTTTTATCTATTTTAGTTTTGCTAATTCTATTTTTTTTAAAGTATTTTCGATTCAAATGTCTGT contains:
- a CDS encoding class I SAM-dependent methyltransferase; translation: MSERNKGFYKFLFLPFVYRFFIWIIGADALRAVMTKLYIKPSKGDKVLDIGCGTGEMLDHLNDVSYYGYDINSDYIESARKKYGHKGSFFCEEVNTLAVSDAEYNITLAIGLLHHLNDEECKRLFELAFASLKKNGRLITLDGVYTEDQSFLARYFVSRDRGKHIRTVSEYTRLAKMVFSDVEVHTQNKILRLPYTHIILICKK